From a single Granulicella aggregans genomic region:
- a CDS encoding LysR family transcriptional regulator — protein sequence MELRHLRYFCAVADSGTFSRASKELHVSQSAISEQIADLEREIGGALLDRSQRRARLTPQGELFLAEARKTLVASERAVDIARRSLKGEVGTLAIGFFLWGAGGFFARIIREYRKLHPEIRLSLYEMHTWVQMDALVSGKIDLGFTRPLEPPYDRTLRAELLYSDPVVVAMPVDHPLAGETVQASDLSAEPFVMCERAVTPALFDGILALCSKAGFSPQIVNSSTTWSGVLTLVESGEGIAMVPSGARHLRTPGVTFATIEPETTHIGIAIAWNPENMGPIQRDFLKLVLANREKIQSSGGY from the coding sequence TTGGAGCTGAGGCATCTGCGGTATTTTTGTGCGGTGGCGGACTCGGGGACGTTCAGCCGGGCCAGTAAGGAACTGCATGTGTCACAGTCGGCGATCAGCGAACAGATTGCCGACCTGGAGCGCGAGATTGGGGGAGCGCTGCTCGACCGGTCGCAACGGCGGGCGAGGCTGACGCCGCAGGGCGAGTTGTTTCTGGCGGAGGCGCGGAAGACGCTGGTGGCGTCGGAGCGAGCTGTGGACATTGCGCGGCGATCGCTCAAGGGCGAGGTGGGGACGCTGGCGATCGGGTTCTTTCTATGGGGAGCGGGCGGTTTTTTTGCGCGGATCATCCGCGAATACCGCAAGCTGCACCCCGAGATTCGGCTGTCGCTCTACGAGATGCATACGTGGGTGCAGATGGACGCTCTGGTCTCTGGCAAGATCGACCTTGGCTTTACCCGGCCCCTGGAGCCACCCTACGACCGCACTCTCCGCGCGGAGCTGCTGTACAGCGATCCGGTTGTGGTGGCGATGCCGGTGGACCATCCGCTGGCGGGCGAGACGGTGCAGGCCTCGGATCTGTCGGCCGAGCCCTTTGTGATGTGTGAGCGCGCGGTGACACCGGCGCTGTTCGATGGGATTCTGGCGCTGTGTTCGAAGGCGGGTTTTTCCCCGCAGATCGTGAACTCGTCGACGACTTGGTCAGGCGTGCTGACGCTGGTGGAGAGCGGCGAAGGGATTGCCATGGTGCCGTCGGGGGCACGACACCTGCGGACGCCTGGAGTGACGTTCGCGACGATCGAGCCGGAGACGACGCATATCGGGATCGCGATTGCGTGGAACCCTGAGAATATGGGGCCGATTCAGCGGGACTTTTTGAAGCTGGTGCTGGCGAACCGGGAAAAGATTCAGAGTTCGGGTGGGTATTGA
- a CDS encoding alpha-amylase family glycosyl hydrolase — MSNTNLWWQNGIVYQIYPRSFQDSNADGIGDLPGIESRLDHLVTLGVDALWISPFYPSPMADFGYDVADYTGVDPIFGTLADFDSLFSAAHARNLKLILDFVPNHTSNQHPWFLESRSSRTNPKRDWYLWHDAKEGGGYPNNWMSNFGGPGWTWDDTTQQFYYHSFLAEQPDLNWHNPEVRAAIYAAMRFWLDKGVDGFRMDVLWLLIKDEHFRDNLPNPEWHPGASSFWSVLPTYTADQPETHAIVREMRAVLDAYDQRVLIGEIYLPLPELVRYYGVAENGVLDGAQMPFNFRLIQTDWSADHIAALIHEYEGVLPPGAWPNWVLGNHDQPRLASRIGPDQARAAAMLLLTLRGTPTIYYGEEIGMTNGRIPPELVQDPAEKNQPGIGMGRDPERTPMQWDAAPDAGFTTGTPWLPINPDHATTNVATESADPRSMLALYRRLIELRRAHPALHEGEIHDLRSKRGVLSYTRTHPNSPDRFQILLNLSHDVQTVNCDEGHIVLTTIMDGAGSPVGGPITIEAGEGLLIALD, encoded by the coding sequence ATGTCCAATACAAATCTCTGGTGGCAAAACGGCATCGTCTACCAGATCTACCCGCGTTCCTTTCAGGACTCCAACGCCGACGGCATCGGCGACCTCCCCGGCATCGAGTCCCGCCTCGACCACCTCGTCACCCTCGGCGTCGACGCCCTCTGGATCTCCCCCTTCTACCCCTCCCCCATGGCCGACTTCGGCTACGACGTCGCCGACTACACGGGCGTCGACCCCATCTTCGGCACCCTCGCCGACTTCGACTCGCTCTTCTCCGCCGCCCACGCCCGCAATCTCAAGCTAATCCTCGACTTCGTCCCCAACCACACCTCGAACCAGCACCCCTGGTTCCTCGAGTCGCGCAGCTCCCGCACCAACCCCAAGCGCGACTGGTACCTCTGGCACGATGCGAAGGAAGGCGGCGGCTACCCCAACAACTGGATGAGCAACTTCGGCGGCCCCGGCTGGACCTGGGACGACACAACGCAGCAGTTCTACTACCACTCCTTCCTCGCCGAGCAGCCCGACCTCAACTGGCATAACCCCGAGGTCCGCGCCGCTATCTACGCCGCCATGCGCTTCTGGCTCGATAAGGGTGTCGACGGCTTCCGCATGGACGTCCTCTGGCTCCTCATCAAGGACGAGCACTTCCGCGACAACCTACCCAACCCCGAGTGGCACCCCGGCGCGTCCAGCTTCTGGAGCGTCCTTCCCACCTACACCGCCGACCAGCCCGAGACCCACGCCATCGTCCGCGAGATGCGAGCCGTCCTCGACGCTTACGACCAGCGCGTCCTGATCGGCGAGATCTACCTCCCGCTCCCGGAGCTGGTCCGCTACTACGGCGTAGCCGAAAACGGTGTCCTTGACGGCGCGCAGATGCCCTTCAACTTCCGCCTCATCCAGACCGACTGGTCCGCCGACCACATCGCCGCCCTCATCCACGAGTACGAAGGCGTCCTGCCGCCAGGAGCATGGCCCAACTGGGTGCTCGGCAACCACGACCAGCCCCGCCTCGCCTCTCGCATCGGCCCCGATCAGGCACGCGCCGCCGCCATGCTTCTGCTCACCCTGCGCGGCACGCCGACCATCTACTATGGCGAAGAGATCGGGATGACCAACGGGCGCATTCCTCCCGAGCTTGTGCAAGACCCCGCCGAAAAGAACCAGCCAGGCATAGGCATGGGCCGCGACCCCGAACGCACCCCCATGCAATGGGACGCCGCCCCCGACGCCGGCTTCACCACCGGTACTCCGTGGCTTCCCATCAACCCCGACCACGCCACCACCAACGTCGCGACAGAGTCCGCCGACCCGCGCTCGATGCTCGCCCTCTACCGCCGCCTCATCGAGCTCCGCCGCGCTCACCCCGCCCTCCACGAAGGAGAGATCCACGACCTCCGTTCTAAGCGCGGCGTCCTCAGCTACACCCGCACCCACCCCAACTCACCTGACCGCTTCCAAATCCTCCTCAACCTCTCCCATGACGTCCAGACGGTCAACTGCGACGAAGGCCACATCGTCCTCACCACCATCATGGACGGCGCAGGCTCCCCCGTAGGCGGCCCCATCACCATCGAAGCCGGCGAGGGCCTCCTCATCGCCTTAGACTGA
- the gatA gene encoding Asp-tRNA(Asn)/Glu-tRNA(Gln) amidotransferase subunit GatA yields MTTAATKTIDEIRTGLESRSLTATALAEEHYARIAAEDGQINSFLALSRERALAKAAAIDDLAALGDPLPLLAGVPVGIKDVLAMQGSPATAGSKILAAYMPPYDATAVKKLDAAGAILLGKLNCDEFAMGSSNENSAYGPVRNPRALDRVPGGSSGGSAAAVAAGFAVATLGTDTGGSIRQPAAFCGVVGLLPTYGRVSRYGLIAFASSLDRVGPVTNSVKDAATVLKVLAGQDPLDATSSDRPADDYVASLTKPVAGLKVGVPAEYFGEGLDPEIRAAVEKTIAQLETAGCTIVPVHLPHTKYAVPTYYVIATAEASSNLSRFDGVRFGHRTESPANLSAMYKKTRDEAFGPEVKRRILLGTYVLSAGYYDAYYRKAQQVRALITRDFLEAFVQVDVIVGPMTPTPAFKIGEKSDDPMAMYLADIYSVAASLAGICGISVPCGTTAEGLPIGVQIMGKHFDESTVLRVGAAVESAQA; encoded by the coding sequence TTGACCACCGCTGCCACCAAGACCATCGACGAAATCCGCACCGGCCTAGAGTCCCGCAGCCTCACCGCGACCGCCCTCGCCGAAGAGCACTACGCCCGCATCGCCGCCGAAGACGGGCAAATCAACAGCTTCCTCGCCCTCAGCCGCGAACGCGCGCTTGCCAAAGCCGCCGCCATCGACGACCTAGCCGCCCTTGGCGACCCGCTGCCCCTGCTCGCCGGCGTGCCGGTCGGCATCAAGGATGTCTTGGCGATGCAGGGCAGCCCCGCAACCGCCGGTTCGAAGATCCTAGCCGCCTACATGCCCCCTTACGACGCAACAGCGGTGAAAAAGCTCGACGCGGCCGGAGCCATCCTACTAGGCAAGCTCAACTGCGACGAGTTCGCCATGGGCTCCTCGAACGAAAACTCCGCCTACGGCCCCGTCCGCAATCCGCGCGCCCTCGACCGCGTCCCTGGCGGCTCTTCCGGAGGCTCCGCAGCAGCCGTAGCCGCAGGCTTCGCCGTAGCCACCCTCGGGACGGACACCGGCGGCTCCATCCGCCAGCCCGCAGCCTTCTGCGGCGTCGTCGGCCTGCTGCCCACCTACGGCCGCGTCAGCCGCTACGGCCTCATCGCCTTCGCCTCGTCGCTCGATCGCGTCGGCCCCGTCACGAATTCGGTGAAGGACGCCGCCACCGTCCTCAAGGTCCTCGCCGGACAGGACCCCCTCGACGCCACCAGCTCCGACCGTCCAGCCGACGACTACGTCGCCTCCCTGACCAAGCCCGTGGCCGGCCTCAAGGTCGGAGTCCCCGCCGAGTACTTCGGCGAAGGCCTCGACCCCGAGATCCGCGCTGCCGTCGAGAAGACTATCGCCCAGCTCGAAACCGCCGGTTGCACCATCGTCCCAGTCCATCTCCCCCACACGAAATACGCTGTCCCCACCTACTACGTCATCGCGACTGCCGAGGCATCCTCAAACCTCTCCCGCTTCGACGGCGTCCGCTTCGGACACCGGACAGAATCCCCCGCCAACCTGTCGGCGATGTACAAAAAGACTCGCGACGAAGCCTTCGGCCCCGAGGTCAAGCGCCGCATCCTCCTCGGCACCTATGTCCTCTCCGCCGGCTACTACGACGCCTACTACAGGAAGGCGCAGCAGGTGCGTGCCCTCATCACCCGCGACTTCCTCGAAGCCTTCGTCCAGGTCGATGTCATCGTCGGCCCCATGACGCCCACACCCGCCTTCAAGATCGGCGAAAAGTCCGACGACCCCATGGCCATGTACCTCGCGGACATCTACTCGGTAGCCGCCTCGCTCGCCGGGATCTGCGGCATCAGCGTCCCTTGCGGCACCACCGCTGAAGGCCTGCCCATCGGCGTCCAGATCATGGGCAAGCACTTCGACGAATCCACTGTCCTTCGCGTAGGCGCCGCCGTCGAATCCGCCCAGGCTTGA
- the gatC gene encoding Asp-tRNA(Asn)/Glu-tRNA(Gln) amidotransferase subunit GatC, with protein MSETAVVTLEDVSHVAELANLELTAEELPHMQHNLNAILGYITQLNELDTTGVPAMAQVGEMLGSEVHLHGETLRPDAIKPSLDRAAVMAAAPETDGKFFKVPKVIER; from the coding sequence ATGAGTGAAACCGCAGTCGTAACGCTGGAAGACGTAAGCCACGTCGCCGAGCTGGCCAACCTCGAGCTGACCGCCGAAGAACTTCCGCACATGCAGCACAATCTGAATGCCATCCTCGGCTACATCACTCAGCTTAACGAGCTCGACACCACCGGCGTTCCCGCCATGGCGCAAGTAGGCGAGATGCTAGGCAGCGAAGTGCATCTACACGGCGAGACCCTCCGCCCCGACGCCATCAAGCCGTCGCTCGACCGCGCCGCCGTCATGGCCGCCGCCCCGGAAACCGACGGCAAGTTCTTCAAAGTACCCAAGGTCATCGAGCGCTAA
- a CDS encoding DUF721 domain-containing protein — protein MSSLENMRSMLRGTLGRSLNALTPEDRLAAAWPVACGPAMAAHGEIVAFFEGTVTVQVSDPAWLSQMLSMRSILQNELARIAQVKVTAIHFELKKR, from the coding sequence ATGTCCTCCCTCGAAAACATGCGCTCGATGCTCCGTGGAACTCTCGGTCGCAGCCTCAATGCGCTCACGCCGGAAGACCGCCTCGCCGCCGCGTGGCCCGTAGCCTGCGGCCCCGCCATGGCCGCCCACGGAGAGATCGTCGCCTTCTTCGAAGGCACCGTCACCGTCCAGGTCTCCGACCCCGCCTGGCTCTCGCAGATGCTCTCCATGCGCTCCATCCTCCAGAACGAGCTTGCCCGCATCGCCCAGGTCAAGGTCACCGCGATACACTTTGAACTGAAGAAGAGGTAA
- the rfbC gene encoding dTDP-4-dehydrorhamnose 3,5-epimerase → MEVVDTALTDVKVLRPRRFGDDRGWFAEMFNREAFAKLGIDREFVQDNQSFSRKGVLRGLHYQLGKPQGKLLRVLSGHIWDVAVDLRPDSPEFGKYMGVHLKREDPMDAVEMVWIPEGFAHGFVVLSETAEVLYKTTDLYYPQGERCVLWNDPALGIPWPLDLLDGEPLVSAKDAVGVLLKHADLPGVDGK, encoded by the coding sequence ATGGAAGTCGTCGATACCGCACTTACCGATGTGAAGGTTCTGCGTCCGCGCCGTTTTGGCGACGATCGCGGGTGGTTTGCCGAGATGTTCAATCGCGAGGCGTTTGCGAAGCTTGGCATCGACCGCGAGTTTGTGCAGGACAACCAGTCGTTCTCGCGCAAGGGGGTGTTGCGCGGGCTGCACTATCAGCTGGGCAAGCCGCAGGGCAAGCTGCTGCGCGTCCTCTCCGGGCATATCTGGGATGTGGCTGTGGACCTGCGGCCGGACTCTCCGGAGTTCGGGAAGTACATGGGCGTGCATCTGAAGCGCGAAGACCCAATGGACGCGGTGGAGATGGTGTGGATTCCGGAGGGGTTCGCGCACGGGTTTGTGGTGCTGTCGGAGACGGCGGAGGTGCTGTACAAGACGACCGATCTTTACTACCCGCAGGGGGAGCGGTGCGTTCTTTGGAATGATCCTGCGCTGGGGATTCCGTGGCCGCTCGATTTGTTGGATGGGGAGCCGCTGGTGAGCGCGAAGGATGCGGTTGGGGTGCTGTTGAAGCATGCGGATTTGCCGGGTGTGGATGGGAAGTAA
- a CDS encoding D-glycero-alpha-D-manno-heptose-1,7-bisphosphate 7-phosphatase: MSGNATNLKALFLDRDGVINEEASYLWRREGVRFVPGIFSLCRTAQSLGYKLVVVTNQAGIGRGMYTEAEFHTLMDWMRSEFAREGVTLNAVYFSPYHPEHGIGDYKRDHEDRKPGTGMLRRAVTDLGISLADSILVGDRCTDIAAANAAALRQAFLIAGTEPPEACPANFLPVTTLAEVESWLFANP, encoded by the coding sequence ATGAGTGGGAACGCCACAAACCTCAAAGCCCTCTTCCTCGACCGCGACGGCGTCATCAACGAAGAAGCCAGCTACCTCTGGCGCCGCGAAGGTGTCCGCTTCGTCCCCGGCATCTTCTCTCTCTGCCGGACCGCGCAATCTCTCGGCTACAAGCTGGTCGTCGTCACCAACCAGGCCGGCATCGGTCGAGGCATGTACACCGAAGCCGAGTTCCACACCCTCATGGACTGGATGCGCAGCGAGTTCGCCCGCGAAGGCGTCACCCTCAATGCCGTCTACTTTTCCCCCTACCACCCCGAACACGGCATCGGCGACTACAAACGCGATCACGAAGACCGCAAACCCGGCACCGGCATGCTCCGCCGTGCCGTCACCGACCTCGGCATCTCGCTAGCGGACTCCATCCTCGTAGGTGACCGCTGCACCGACATCGCCGCCGCCAACGCCGCCGCGCTCCGCCAGGCCTTCCTCATCGCCGGCACAGAACCCCCCGAAGCCTGTCCCGCCAACTTCCTTCCCGTAACCACCCTCGCCGAAGTCGAATCCTGGCTCTTCGCCAACCCCTGA
- a CDS encoding zinc-dependent metalloprotease produces the protein MKTAAMRHMGGLLPLDWDAGRGRLYLEIPKLSHDLLYTDSLPYGTGSNDLGLDRGQIGSGRIVRFERSGPKVLLVQANEAFRSSATDPAEVLAVKQSFPESVLFGFTVAAEDASGAVLVDATDFFVRDVHGVAETLQSLEQGAYKVDATRSAIALDATKAFPKNTEVEAILTFTTEGRAKGEFVRNVTPDPHAMTVREHQSFIELPPAGFVPRRFDPRAGYFAMSYRDYTVPLGDGLDQKFILRHRLVKKDPNCMKDCEPVAPIQYYVDRGAPEPIRTALLEGARWWNQAFTAAGWKNAFKVDILPADADPMDVRYNIIQWVHRYTRGWSYGEAVADPRTGEIVKGNVTLGSLRGRQDYMIAEALLSPYADGKALPVKDDPMLAMVLARIRQLSAHETGHTLGLAHNFAASSFSQSASVMDYPHPYVTLDSSGKPDLSKAYAVNIGEWDKVAIDYGYRDLPTDADQATLSRPVDAALKRGLYFITDEDARPLGGAHPHAHLWDNGPDAVDELNRVLDVRAAALKRFGGAAILEGEPMAELEDKLVPLYLLHRYQTEAAAKVIGGLDYRYALRGDGQTVASIVAPEEQRKALAAVLKTLSPETLTLPESLLKILPPMPNGMERTRESFASHTGLTFDAVATAESSADLTLELLFHPQRASRLEEQHSLESGVPSLGEVIDQTLATARPGSEAAGSMKALVADAVFLRTVEALLRLAASPTASSVARATTMARLDDLKQRADVKIPVYAYAVRRIEEFDREPEKFAPMKAIEAPPGMPIGDDEGSF, from the coding sequence ATGAAGACGGCCGCCATGAGGCATATGGGTGGCCTGTTGCCGCTCGATTGGGATGCGGGCCGGGGCAGACTCTATCTCGAAATTCCCAAGCTCTCACACGACCTGCTTTACACCGATTCGCTGCCCTACGGGACGGGGTCGAACGACCTGGGGCTCGATCGCGGACAGATCGGCTCGGGGCGGATCGTGCGGTTTGAACGGTCGGGGCCGAAGGTGCTGCTGGTGCAGGCGAACGAGGCGTTCCGCAGCAGCGCGACCGATCCGGCTGAGGTGCTGGCGGTGAAGCAGTCGTTTCCGGAGTCGGTGCTGTTTGGCTTTACGGTGGCGGCGGAGGACGCGAGCGGCGCGGTGCTGGTCGATGCGACGGACTTCTTCGTGCGCGACGTGCATGGGGTGGCGGAGACGCTGCAGTCGCTGGAGCAGGGGGCGTACAAGGTGGACGCGACGCGGTCCGCGATCGCTCTCGACGCGACCAAAGCGTTTCCGAAGAATACCGAGGTGGAGGCGATTTTGACCTTCACGACCGAGGGTCGCGCCAAGGGCGAGTTCGTGCGGAACGTCACGCCCGATCCTCATGCGATGACGGTGCGGGAGCACCAGAGCTTTATCGAGCTGCCGCCTGCAGGGTTTGTGCCGCGACGGTTCGATCCGCGAGCAGGGTACTTCGCGATGAGTTATCGGGACTACACGGTGCCGTTAGGGGATGGGTTGGACCAGAAGTTCATCCTGCGGCATCGGCTGGTGAAGAAAGACCCGAACTGCATGAAGGATTGCGAGCCGGTTGCGCCGATCCAGTATTACGTCGATCGCGGGGCGCCGGAACCGATCCGGACGGCACTGCTCGAAGGAGCGCGGTGGTGGAACCAGGCGTTTACGGCAGCGGGATGGAAGAACGCCTTCAAGGTGGACATCCTTCCGGCGGACGCTGACCCGATGGACGTGCGTTACAACATCATCCAGTGGGTGCATCGGTATACACGCGGGTGGAGCTACGGCGAGGCAGTCGCCGACCCGAGGACGGGCGAGATCGTCAAGGGGAACGTGACTCTGGGGTCGCTGCGGGGGCGGCAGGACTACATGATCGCCGAGGCGCTGCTCTCGCCTTATGCGGATGGCAAGGCGCTGCCAGTGAAGGACGATCCTATGCTCGCGATGGTGCTGGCACGGATTCGGCAGCTCTCGGCGCACGAGACCGGGCACACGCTTGGGCTGGCGCATAACTTTGCGGCAAGCAGCTTCTCGCAGTCGGCCAGCGTGATGGACTATCCGCATCCGTATGTGACGCTCGACTCTTCAGGGAAACCGGACCTGAGTAAGGCGTATGCGGTGAATATCGGCGAGTGGGACAAGGTGGCGATCGACTATGGGTATCGCGATCTTCCGACCGATGCGGACCAGGCGACGCTGAGCAGGCCGGTCGATGCGGCGTTGAAGCGCGGCTTGTATTTCATTACGGACGAGGATGCGAGGCCGCTGGGTGGAGCGCATCCTCATGCGCACCTTTGGGACAACGGGCCGGATGCGGTAGATGAGTTGAACCGTGTTCTCGATGTGCGAGCAGCGGCGCTGAAGCGGTTCGGAGGAGCGGCAATTCTCGAAGGCGAGCCGATGGCTGAGTTGGAGGACAAGCTGGTGCCGTTGTATCTGCTGCATCGCTACCAGACGGAGGCCGCGGCGAAGGTGATTGGCGGGCTCGACTATCGGTATGCGTTGCGTGGGGACGGGCAGACAGTGGCTTCGATCGTCGCGCCCGAGGAACAACGCAAGGCGCTCGCGGCGGTGTTGAAGACGCTTTCGCCGGAGACTCTGACTTTGCCGGAGAGTTTGCTGAAGATCCTGCCGCCGATGCCGAATGGGATGGAGCGGACGCGGGAGTCGTTTGCATCGCATACCGGGTTGACCTTCGATGCGGTTGCGACGGCTGAGTCTTCGGCGGACCTGACACTGGAGCTGCTGTTTCATCCGCAGCGAGCGAGCCGACTGGAAGAGCAGCACTCTCTCGAGAGTGGTGTGCCTTCGCTGGGTGAGGTGATCGATCAGACGCTAGCGACGGCACGGCCCGGTTCGGAGGCGGCGGGGTCGATGAAGGCTCTCGTCGCCGACGCCGTCTTTCTGCGGACGGTGGAGGCTCTGCTGCGGCTGGCTGCGAGTCCGACGGCTTCGTCTGTCGCGCGGGCGACGACGATGGCGCGGCTGGATGATCTGAAACAGCGGGCGGATGTGAAGATTCCGGTCTACGCGTACGCCGTCCGCCGGATTGAAGAGTTCGATCGCGAGCCGGAGAAGTTTGCGCCGATGAAGGCGATTGAAGCTCCGCCGGGGATGCCGATCGGAGACGATGAAGGGTCTTTCTGA
- a CDS encoding HD-GYP domain-containing protein, producing MIFRDSTSIAKPQVFREETGRIDMPELISALSFALDLTEGAVPGHALRSCVLGMRIGAKAGLSQAELSDLYYALLLKDIGQTSNAAHMSGIVDGQSHLYLAQSRRENWRGLHATTRLGITPRESIRRSLLAEQKAIADISLASSEEPFDLLARIGRRVEPIPPQQEDAFTASWDRSAAIIAKIGLSYATAEAVRAIDERWDGTGQPGRWLGHRIPMLARIAAIAQHLDVFASDKGPDNAIAVMRTRSGKWFDPELVKVAASLHRNGTLWNGCLDILPEAETRAAVLDLEPRAGLKLGPERIDRICEAFSDVVDAKSPFTVVHSLGVADSAMMIAETMGLSPKRTQFVRRAALLHDLGKLRIPTSVLEKQGKLTAEEFMLVKQHPALTKKILGRIPAFRELAQVAGSHHEKLDGTGYPNNLRADDLSMEMRIIAVADVYTALSEERPYRESLDLAQITAIMSKDIPGKLDAQSFEALLSALEMNRATA from the coding sequence TTGATCTTCCGCGACTCAACCAGCATTGCAAAGCCCCAGGTCTTCCGCGAAGAGACCGGACGCATCGACATGCCAGAGCTGATCTCTGCGCTGTCGTTTGCGCTCGACCTGACGGAGGGGGCCGTTCCCGGCCACGCTTTGCGGAGTTGCGTTCTGGGGATGCGGATCGGGGCGAAGGCCGGACTCTCGCAGGCTGAGCTGAGCGATCTTTACTACGCTCTGCTGCTGAAGGACATCGGTCAGACCAGCAATGCCGCGCATATGAGCGGAATCGTGGATGGGCAGAGCCACCTTTATCTGGCGCAGAGCCGCCGCGAGAACTGGAGAGGTCTGCACGCGACGACCCGGCTTGGCATCACACCTCGCGAGTCGATACGGCGAAGCTTGCTTGCGGAACAAAAGGCCATTGCGGACATCAGTCTGGCGTCTTCGGAGGAACCCTTCGATCTGCTTGCCAGAATCGGGCGACGGGTAGAGCCAATTCCTCCCCAGCAGGAAGACGCGTTCACCGCGAGCTGGGACCGCAGCGCGGCGATCATCGCCAAGATAGGCCTTAGTTACGCGACGGCAGAGGCGGTCCGCGCGATCGACGAGCGCTGGGACGGCACCGGACAGCCGGGACGCTGGCTGGGTCACCGCATCCCCATGCTGGCTCGGATAGCGGCCATCGCGCAGCATCTCGATGTCTTTGCCTCCGACAAGGGTCCGGACAATGCGATTGCGGTGATGCGGACGCGCAGCGGCAAGTGGTTCGACCCTGAACTGGTAAAAGTCGCGGCATCCCTGCACCGCAACGGGACCCTTTGGAACGGATGCCTGGACATCTTGCCTGAGGCAGAGACGCGGGCTGCGGTGCTGGATCTGGAACCCAGGGCCGGGCTGAAGCTGGGGCCGGAGAGGATTGACCGCATCTGCGAAGCGTTCTCCGATGTGGTCGATGCCAAGTCTCCCTTTACCGTCGTCCACTCGCTAGGTGTCGCGGACTCCGCCATGATGATCGCTGAGACGATGGGTCTGTCGCCGAAGAGGACGCAGTTTGTCCGCCGGGCGGCGCTGCTGCACGACCTGGGCAAGCTGCGGATTCCGACTTCGGTGCTGGAGAAGCAAGGCAAGCTGACGGCGGAGGAGTTCATGCTGGTCAAGCAGCATCCCGCCCTAACGAAGAAGATTTTGGGCCGGATCCCCGCATTTCGCGAACTTGCGCAGGTGGCCGGCTCGCACCACGAAAAGCTGGATGGGACGGGGTACCCGAACAACCTGCGGGCCGACGATCTCTCGATGGAGATGCGGATCATCGCGGTTGCGGACGTGTACACCGCCCTCTCAGAGGAGCGGCCGTATCGTGAAAGCCTCGACCTTGCCCAGATCACCGCCATCATGTCCAAGGACATTCCGGGCAAGCTCGATGCTCAAAGCTTTGAGGCGCTGCTGTCAGCGCTGGAGATGAACCGGGCCACTGCATGA